The following coding sequences are from one Gossypium hirsutum isolate 1008001.06 chromosome A12, Gossypium_hirsutum_v2.1, whole genome shotgun sequence window:
- the LOC107929465 gene encoding U4/U6 small nuclear ribonucleoprotein PRP4-like protein translates to MEVDDDNSPSTSAAVPDGETPVPTANSTPVQPPAVPPAVVPPTIAPLPAVVPPIAPIPAVRPPVFKPPVPQNGEVKAVDSDSDHEDDGRATAGEYEISEESRLVRERQEKAMQELLMKRRAAALAVPTNDMAVRTRLRRLGEPITLFGEREMERRERLRMIMAKLDSEGQLEKLMKAHEEEEAAISAKAEDIEEDIEYPFYTEGPKELLDARIDIAKYSIVKAAARLQRARRKRDDPDEDMDAEIDWALRQAGNLVLDCSEIGDDRPLSGCSFSRDGKLLATCSLSGVAKLWSMPRVSKVSALKGHTERATDVTFSPVHDLLATASADRTAKLWSSDGSLLKTFGGHLDRLARIAFHPSGKYLGTTSFDKTWRLWDIDTGMELLLQEGHSRSVYGIAFHQDGSLVASCGLDALARVWDLRTGRSILAFEGHVKPVLGASFSPNGYHLATGGEDNTCRIWDLRKKKSLYIIPAHSNLISQVKFEPQEGYYLVTSSYDMTAKVWSGRDFKPVKSLPGHEAKVTASDISADGRYIVTVSHDRTIKLWTAGNIEQENDMDWTEG, encoded by the exons ATGGAAGTTGATGATGACAACAGTCCATCAACTTCAGCTGCAGTTCCGGATGGCGAAACCCCGGTGCCTACAGCTAATAGCACACCGGTTCAGCCTCCAGCGGTCCCACCTGCAGTTGTACCACCAACTATTGCTCCACTACCAGCAGTTGTGCCACCTATTGCTCCAATACCTGCAGTTCGCCCTCCCGTCTTTAAACCACCTGTGCCTCAAAATGGTGAGGTGAAAGCTGTTGATTCAGACTCTGACCATGAGGATGATGGGCGAGCTACAGCTGGTGAATATGAGATCTCAGAAGAGAGCAGACTGGTTCGAGAGCGACAAGAAAAGGCAATGCAAGAACTTTTGATGAAACGCCGTGCTGCTGCACTGGCAGTTCCTACTAATGACATGGCTGTTCGGACTCGACTTCGCCGACTTGGTGAACCCATAACACTTTTTGGAGAAAGAGAGATGGAAAGACGGGAAAGGCTGCGAATGATTATGGCAAAGCTGGATTCTGAGGGGCAACTGGAGAAATTGATGAAAGCTCACGAGGAGGAAGAGGCTGCAATTTCTGCTAAGGCAGAGGACATTGAGGAAGACATCGAATATCCCTTTTATACTGAGGGTCCAAAAGAGCTTCTGGATGCTAGAATTGATATTGCAAAGTACTCTATTGTAAAGGCAGCTGCACGTCTTCAGCGTGCACGGAGAAAAAGGGATGATCCAGATGAAGATATGGATGCTGAAATTGATTGGGCTCTAAGGCAGGCAGGGAATTTGGTTCTTGATTGCAGTGAAATTGGTGATGATAGACCGCTTTCGGGTTGTTCTTTCTCACGTGATGGAAAACTTCTTGCCACCTG CTCTTTGAGTGGAGTTGCTAAGTTGTGGTCAATGCCTAGGGTAAGCAAGGTTTCTGCCTTAAAGGGCCACACAGAACGTGCAACTGATGTTACTTTTTCTCCAGTGCATGATCTTTTAGCAACTGCTTCTGCTGACCGAACTGCAAAGTTGTGGAGCTCTGATGGATCTCTCCTGAAAACATTTGGGGGCCATTTGGATCGCCTTGCACGTATTGCCTTCCATCCTTCAGGGAAGTATCTTGGTACAACAAGCTTTGATAAAACATGGAGATTGTGGGACATAGACACTGGCATGGAGTTGCTTCTCCAAGAAGGTCATAGCAGGAGCGTCTATGGAATTGCCTTCCACCAAGATGGATCTTTAGTAGCATCCTGTGGACTTGATGCACTCGCTCGTGTTTGGGATCTCCGCACTGGGAGAAGTATTCTGGCTTTTGAAGGCCATGTGAAGCCG GTTCTTGGTGCTAGTTTTTCACCCAATGGCTATCATCTAGCCACAGGTGGTGAAGATAACACATGTCGTATTTGGGATTTGAGGAAGAAAAAGTCCCTGTATATCATACCAGCCCACTCAAATCTTATATCACAAGTGAAGTTTGAGCCTCAAGAGGGATATTACTTGGTCACTTCTTCTTATGACATGACTGCGAAG GTTTGGTCTGGAAGAGATTTTAAGCCTGTCAAAAGCTTACCGGGTCATGAAGCTAAAGTCACTGCTTCAGATATTAGTGCAG ATGGGCGATATATTGTGACAGTCTCTCATGATCGAACTATAAAGCTATGGACTGCTGGTAACATTGAACAGGAAAATGATATGGATTGGACTGAGGGTTGA